A window of Gemmatimonadota bacterium genomic DNA:
GATTTCCGTTTTGGTGAGTGTTCTCGCGCCGATGTGCTGGCTGTAGTTGTAATCGGGTTTCCACGGGGGCATGTACTGGGTTTCTGTGACGTATTTGATCATGTCTGCATAAGCCGCGATTTCGCTGTAATTTGTAAGGGGCATAGGCCCTATTTCACCGTTTCGATGACACGATGTGCAGTTGTTGTATATGATGGACGAGACGTGTTCGCTAAAGGTGGGGGGTTTCGCGTGCGGCGAGGCAACGGCGAGGAGGATCGCGAGTATGGAGAGGGTAAGTGGTCGCATGGCTTTATTCCTTTGTGTTTTGCCATGAGGTTATGATGCAGCCAATGGCCCGGGTTTGGCGAAATGTCGGGGGTTTTTCGTTTTTGAGGGCTTTTAGTACTTCTGTGAGGTCGTGTTCGGTGACGATGCGGCGTCTTTTGCCCAGGCTCGCAAAGGTGTTGTCAATGCGCCCCCGATAGATGGCGGTGTGCGATGTGTCGGCAACGACGACTTCTGGCGTGATTGTTGCTCCCAAACGGTTCACCCAGGTGTGGGTGGCGTCTCCGATGCAGGTGAATGGCAAGGCGTATTTTTCTTTGAACGCGGCAATTGTGGCTGGGGTGGAGAGCCGATTGGGGAATACGCCGATGAATTCGAGTTGTTCAGATGCGTATTCTGCGTGCAATTTTTTTAGCGTTAAGGTGTAATGCCGCGAGACCGGACAGGTTTCTCCCATAAAGATATAAATTTTATACGGTGTACACAACCCCGATCCGGATGAGAGGAGGAGGGCGATGGTTATGGCTGTGATGTTATAACGCCAATTCATAGGTTTAGTCCAGTAATTTGCCGCCGCCAAACATGGTGGCGATGTCGCGCTGGATGTCCGCCGGGGTGAGGGGCCAGCCCGCGGCGCGAAGCGATTCGTATTTGTCGATGAAGACGGGGGCGATGACGCCGATGGAATGGGTCCATTTGTAGAGGAGCTGGTCCAGGATGCGGGCGTCGGAGTGCTGGGGTACAAAGCTGGTGCCGAGGAGTTCGAGGCGTTCGGCTGTGATTTCCCGGATGATGCTGGGGTTGTTCAAGAACCACCAGCAGCCAAAGGGGTGTACGTTGGGGAATTTTCGGCCCGTGACGCAGAGTTCGTGCTGGTTTTCGCGCGAGAGGAGGGTGATGAGGAAGTTGACGTCGGGCCAGTCGCGCGCGATGCGTTCGAGGTTGGCGATGTCCCATTTGCCCAGGCTGTCGCCGCCGTCTTTGAGGATTGGGTTGACTTGCCGGGTGACGCCGATCATCATTGCCGAGGGGATTTGCAGTTCCCGGGCTGTGGGATATACGACGTTGCCCATCATTTGGGAGATGCTGTCTTCAGAGGGATAGGCAAAGTCCGGGGGGAGCGATATGGCCATGTATCGGGCGTTCATTTTTTGTGCCCAGTCGGTGAGGTAGCGCCGCAGTTCCGCAAAGGTTTTGTCGGATAGGCTTTCTTCTACGTCGTATCCCATCGCGCGGAGTTTGTCGGCGGGCGCGGGCCAGTTCATGAGCGCGCTGTCCAGGCGCAGGACAGCCCTGAAGCGCGGGTCGATTTCCACACCCTGTTGCCACATGGGGCCTTCGGTGTCATCGAGGGGGTCGTTGGTCATATAGACACAGGCGACGCCGGCACTTTCAAAGACCATGTCGGTGTATTCTTCGGGTGTTTTTGATTTGTGGTATGCGCGAAATTCGGACAGGTCTTTTGCGCGCGGGTTCAGTCCCAGGCGGTTCATGACGGTGACGACGCCTAATTGGGCTTCGGAGATTGGGGAGCTGTTGCCGACAAAGAGTTGTTGCCAGATGATGTCGGCCTGTTCGGCAGCGGGCATGTTGTTGAATGTGTCAACTGCAACGCCTTCGGGCAACATGCGCGAGCATTCGGCTTTGAGGTAGTGATAGGTGAGGAGTTCGTCGGGTCCGGCCAGATAGAGGTCGCCCATGGAGGCGGGGTAGAGGTGGGTGTGTATATCGACGATGGCGTGGTTTTGAAATGCGTTGTGTACGGCTTCTGCGATTGAAAAGTCGGACATCATAGTTCTCCCTTATATTTTTAAATAAAAGCCTTCAACTAATTCTAAAAATTCGCGCCAGCTTTTGATTTCGACGTGGGGGTCGGGTCCATCGAGTGGGGCGTCCAAACGGTTGTACCATACGGCGCCCATGCCGGCGTTGTGCGCGGCTGCGATATCGTATTGCGGCGAGTTGCCTACGTACCAGATGTCGGCGGGTTTGAATCCGAGTTTGGCGGCGGCGGTTTCCAACAGGAGGGGGTGGGGTTTGCGTACCCAGTAGTCGGCGCTGGACATGAGAAAGCGGAAGTAGTCCGCTATGCCCTGTTGTTCGATTTCCCACATCAATGTGTTGCCGCAAAATGCGGCGTTGCTGACGATGCCCATTGGGATGTTTTTGTCTCGCAATATTTCGAGGACGTATTCTATGCCCGGCTCGGGCTGCCAGGACATTGCCGCGCGCCAGAATGTGCGTTCGACTTCTTCAGGTGTGCGTTCGAAGGTGATGTGCAGGGCTTCGTAAACGTGGCGCTGGATGATGTGCGGATGAAATTCTACCTGTGCTTTTTCCCTGCGCGGTATGAGGTCGCGGTTGAGTTTTTTTATGTTTGTGTCAATGTCTTCGACTGTGTAACCCAATGGGTTGTCGGCGATTTTGAGTGTGGCTGCATGCCCGGCTTCCGGGTCGAATCCGAGGTGGGTCAAGAGGGTGTCGCCCAGGTCGAATAAGATGCCGAGGGGTTTTTGCAAGGTGAGCCGTTCTTCGAGCAGGGGTTGTGGTTCTTCTTCTTCCTCGATGAGCGGTTCTTCTTCGGTTTCTTCACCGCGTGTGGTTTCAGGTGTGCGTTCACGCATGTTTTTTGGATTTTGTCGTTCCATGTTTGAGTATCCATTTTCGATATATTGCCAAAGTATATAATGAGAAGGGTATTGTGGCAAGTGAAAGAAGTTGTAGTAAAAAATGATATGGATTTTAAGCCTATAAGAGTTTATCATAATCTTGCGATATGAACAGCTACTATTGACAAGGAGTGGACGATGGTTCCAGATCTCGATGTTTATTTGTTTGATTTGCGGGGCTACCTGCATATAGAGGGGGCGCTGACGACGGATGAGGTTCAGGCGTTGAACGATTGTTTGGATGATATTCCCGCGTTGAAGCCGGGGGAGTGGTTCGGGTATGTTCAGGGGCATTCGTATGGCGATGTGACGTCGGGGATCAATTATCAGCAGATTTACGAGGCGGGCGAGCCGTTTGAAGATTTGATTGATCATCCGTCGTGGTTCGAGCATGTGAAACTTTTTATCGGCGCGGAGGGGTCGTTTGATCACCATCACGGTCCGATGTTTATCGATGAGTGTTTTGCCAATTTTCGCGAGCCGGGCGAGGCGATTGGGTTGCATTCGGGCGGGTTTCCGCCGATTACGAGGAATCAGTTCCGGTATCACGGGGGGCGGTTTATGTGCGGGCAGGTGAATGTGCTGATGGCGCTGACGGATATCGGTCCGGGCGATGGGGGGACGATGTTGATTCCGGGGAGTCACAAGGCGAATTTCAGGCATCCGTTTTACGATAAGCAGAGGATGGGAGAGGATAGGTCTGTGGAGGGTACGGTGGGCGCGATTGAAGTGTTTATGAAGGCGGGCGATGCGCTGGTTTTTGTGGATGGGATTTCACACGGGTCGGCAAAGCGGGTGAATGCGGGGACGCGGCGCGTTGTGGTGTATCGGTACGGGCCTTCGTGGGGAAATTTCCGGCACGGGTACCAGCCTTCGCCAGAGTTGCTGGAACGCCTCACACCCCAACGCCGCCGGATCGTTCAACCGCAAGTGTTGATCCCGAGAGAACCGCAGGTGAAGAGAAGTGAAGGATGAGTAAGACGAGTGCCAATTTTGGAGGTGCCCAATGAACTATAGCGACCAGGATATTGCGCGTCAACTGCGACTGGGTGAGGACAGCCAATGGGAATTTAAGCAGATCGCGTTTTCCGGGAATCGACCGACAAGCCCCCGACGCGATGATCTGGCCGATGAGATCGCGGCTTTTGCCAATGCGAATGGCGGCGTACTGCTCTGTGGGGTCACTGACGAAGGTGAGATTCAGGGTCTGTCGCGTGAACAGGTCGTCGAGCTGGATGCTGTTCTGGTTGAGGTTAGTTCCGATGCTATCAAACCGGCGGTTCGCATTAGTACCTATCACAGAGAACTGGATGGTAAGCGGTTTCTGCTGGTTGAAGTGCCGCAGGGAGAAGCGCAGCATGATAGTCCGGGCGGTAGTTATGTGCGGGTAGGCGGATCAAAGCGGAGGATGACGAGCGATGAGCGGTTGCGTTTGGCACAGCAGCGAGGACAGGCGAGGTTCCTCTGGTTCGACAAGCAGCCGGTGTCCGATACTGGATTGGGTACGCTGGACGAAGCCCTGTGGAAACCGTTGTTGAGCGCGGAAGGAAGGATTGATCCGGAAACGGCATTGGAAAAAATGGGCCTTCTCGGACGAGACGAACACGGTACGATGCGAGCGACTGTCGCTGGCCTCCTCTTTTGCAGCCACACCCCGGAGGAATGGCTGCCCAACGCCTGTATTACAGCCACCCACTACCGCGGCACTGATCGCGCCTCTGGGCAACTCGACACGCAGACGATTACCGGCCCCCTCAACCGACAAATTGCCGAAGCGGTCGCCTTTGCCGTGCGTAATATGCGTGTGGGGGCCTACAAGGATCCGGCCCGTATGGATTTGCCGCAGTACAGCGCAGAAGCTCTGTTCGAGGCTCTCGTCAATGCCGTGGTCCATCGCGACTATTCGATACGCGGTAGCCGGATTCGTTTGTCGATGTTCGCTGACCGGGTGGAAATCCAGTCGCCGGGTACATTAGCCAATCGTCTGACAGTAGATGAGTTGGAATATCGGCAGGCGACGCGCAACGAGGTGCTTGCCTCGGTTCTGGGGCGGATGCCGACGAGTGGTATTCAGGGAGTTGGTGGTCGGCTTTTTATTATGGAGCGGCGTGGCGATGGTGTCCCTATCATCAGGAGAGAAACACGCGAACTCGCCGGGCGTTTGCCGCGGTTCGATCTGGTTGGGGGAGCGGATCTTCGCGTTACGCTACCGGCGGCCTCTACCGAGCCGAGTCCAGCCCGCGTGCTCATTACCGTGCGTGCCGATGACCAGCCGCTTGCCAATGCGGAGGTACTGGTGCTGTTCCCGAATAAGACCTGGAGACAGGCCACGACAGATACACTGGGCGAGGCCATTGTTGGCCTGCATACGGTTGATTTGCCGATGACTGTGTTCGTCGCTGCCCACGGCTTTGCTGCGCATTGCGAACAAGATTGGATACCCTCAGAAGGTACACTCACTGTAGAACTTGAAATTCTACCGGAGGGCGGTGCGGTCATTTTCCCAGAGGCGACAGGTTCTCTTCCGGGACTCAAAGGGAGGTTGAATCCCAAACGAGATACTCTCGATAGAACCTATCTGTACGCCTCCAACATCGCCATTAATCAGGGCGAACAGCAACCGGTTCACTTCCTTCCCGGTGAAGACCTGCGATTAACTGATGCGGATGGAGTGGAGATGATAATTCGCATTGTCGATATCATAGGTCGATCAGCACTGGTTGAGTATCAGCCGTTTAAGCCTTGATTATCAGATTTACCTGTTGACGTGGAGACCGTGGACTATCACGAACAGGGGGTAAGAACATGAGCGTAAAAAATGGTATGAGACCTGTGCATCCTGGTGAGATATTGAGCGAGGAACTCGACACCCTCGGTCTGTCTGCTAACGCGCTGGCTAAAGCACTGGATGTATCGCCAGGCTGTGTCACTGAAATCCCCAATGGTCAGCAGAGTGTAACCGCTGATATCGCACTCAGGTTAGCACGCTATTTTGGAACAACGCCGCAGGTCTGGCTGAACCTGCAGAAGACCTACGAGCTTCGTCAAGCTGAGATCGATGTGGGCGAGCGCATTGCTGAGCGCGTAAAACCTCGGCAACTGATGGTGTAGAGGATGACAAGAAAGAGTTGTTTATGGCGAGTGATGGTAAAGAGAATTGGCAAAAGCCTTTACAGACTGATCCAGAAATGTATTTATAATTATATCGGCAATCCACGAATCACGCACACTTGCCGCTCAGCGTGACGCGCTATTGCCGAAGTTGGTGTCTGGAGATTTACGAGTAGAGATGTGAGGGATACATGAACCATCCACGAGATACAAAAGAGGGGGTGCTCCTGTTGCTCATAACTGGAGTTAGGGTTGGGCTTATCGCTGCTACAATGGTAGCGATTCTTTCAATGGTTACGTTCGCACAGACGCCTAAGTCCACCATTGAAAGCACGCCTACGACGATCAGGGTAGTGGTCACGAACGATAGTCTAAAGCACGCCAAGAAAAGTACAGATCACGACATATCCGTACAAACTGACCCTCCTGCCGGTTCGGCGATTTCTGCTACGGATAATGTCGAAATTCAACTTGACTGAAGCCGATGAGATGAATTGATGTTATGAACTCCGACAAACTCTGCACCACTATTGGTAAAACGCTACCGCCGCGATGCGTGTAGCGCAGGCAGTCGTGCGTGTATCTGAATGTAATTCACATTAATGCTGCACACAAGCGCCTGTCTGGCAGATCTTGGAGATGTTTTTAGAGGGGTGGGCTGTAGGATAGAGGGTAGAGTGGAGCTTGTCCCTCTTCGAGTAATTCAACGACTCCCCGGCTTCGTTCTAATTCTGCAGCCAAAAAAGCAGCGGGAGAATCAAAAGTAGCAATAAAAAAAGATTTCTCAATAATGGTTCGGATGGTTCGCAAGTGATCAACTTCACCACGTATCAGTGCTTCGGCTACAACAGGTGCAGGGATCATTAAATCGACCCCCTGATTAACCTGATGTCTGATATAACTTTTGGCGCGTTGCACCATATTTTCTTGACCCGGTGATGCCTCCTCTTTAATGCCCCAAATAATAACGTGTGTGTCAAGACAAACCATAATCTAAGCACCATCCCGACCCGTATCACCCGAACGAACATTATTGACAAATTCCACGACATCAACATCTTTCCACTGATCGCCAACGACTTTAGAAACTTCTTCGAGCGCTTTTACAGGTGAATCATCATATCCTTGCTTAGCGATCTCTGTAGCTTTAAACTCGACCAATTCCCAGGTGTCGGGATCCCACAAAGCTTCCCCATATAAAGCGACATTTTTATAGAGGCTGCGCGACAAACGAACTGCAATCTCCCTGGTCGTTTCACAGTGGAGCAACCGATCGCGATTGGACAATGATAGATCCACCTTAGGTGTTTTTCCTCCGACTCTCACACACATACCGAAAATTGTGGTCGTGCCTTTAATGAATTGAGGTTTTGGAGGCGTTATTGGTCGCTGTGTCGATATTTCGGTTTTCTGAATATGATACTTCTGGTCCTGGTTCTTGTGGCTCTGCTGCTCTGGAAACAAAACGTCCCAGTGTTGTTTTTTTGCCTGACGAGATATATCATACAGTGCATTATGTGCTTTTGCGGGGAGTGCGACAAAATCTCCTTCTTCAATCGAATGGGTTAATTCAGCGAGAATTGGCCACATGAAAGGTGCCAGAGTAAAAACGAGGCGATTGCTACCCTTTTCAATGTTTACCAGTGAGACAACAGCCTCATCTTCGGGCAACTCTATGTTGCGGTCACGAGCTGTTTCAATGATGGCAACATCTAATTTTTCAATCAATTTTGCCAATTCGCCCAAAGGGGTAGTCTCTGGCGTCGCATTTCTAAGTGTAATAGGATACGTAGCATTTGGCATGGGCGTTATCCTCCTATTGTCTTAGACGCAGGGAGAAAGGTGAGGACAATCAAATATACCCAAAATACTGATCTTAACAATATCTAAAGTTGGTTCAGCACGTTACACCGAGTTCGTCGCCGCCGTAGATGGCGAGGCGTTCTTTTGCGGTCATTTCTACGGTGCTTTCGGGGCGGTAGTGGTATTGCAGTGCCCTGCGGCGGTGGGCGGATCGGTTGGTTGGGCTGCCGTGATGGGTCATGCCGTGCCAGAAGAGGCATCCGCCGGGGGCGAGTGGGACGGTGACGTTTCTGGGTACGGCGACGTCGGTGTCGCATATTTGCCAGTCGCGCCGTCTGAAATGCGGGATGGGTCCTTCGCGATGGGAGCCGGGGATGATGTGCAAGCACCCGTTTCCTTCTGTGGCGTCGTCGATGGCGATCCATACGCCGACGACGGTGGTGCCGACGGGGTAGTTGAAGTACGCGCAGTCCTGATGCCAGGGTTTTTCGCGGCCTATGTGCGGGGGTTTGATCAGTCCCATGTCCTGAAAGAGTACGGGGGTGTCGTCCATCATGCGGGAGAGGACGGAGAGGATGTTGGGGTCGTGGGCGAGGTCGTTGAGCCGCGTGTCGTGATCGACGAATTTCCAGATTTTGCGCACGCTATCCCGGCGCGCTTCGCCTGTGAGTTCGGAAAAGTGTCCGCGTTTGGCGGCTTCGGCCATTACGCCTTTGAAGTCCTGGCTCTTGCCGTCGATGAGGTCCCACATGGCCTGGCCCGCGGATTCGATTTGTTGTGGCGTGAATGCCCGTTGAATGGCGAGGTATCCCTGTTCGTGGAATCGGGCGATTTGACGGTCGTCAATGTCGGCGAGGGTGTCGAGATAGTCTGCCCGTCTGGTCGTTTCATAGAGGGATGGTTCATGCATCGCGATGGGTGTTTCGGCGGTTGCCATGGGAGGCTCCTGTGAAGTGTGGATTTCAGGGGTTGTCAATTATTTATGGCTAAAATCCTTTGTTCTGAAGTGCTTCGACAAATCCATCGTAAGCCGGTTTGGGCTGAAGGTGGTCATCGAATAAGAGCGGCCATTCGGGACGGCCCTGACTTCGGCCAGCCTGTATGAGCCAGGTGTCCGGGTCCGCTATTCCCCATACCGTGATGCCAAACCGCTGTGCTTCCGGTACCTGGTGGAAAGCCGTCACGATTTCTATGACGCGTTTTTTTTGCAATTCGAGCCGCTCTTGAGTCGGTTCGGACAGGTCGCCATCGGGATTGATGCGGATGTCCAGTTCGGAGATGTGTAGTTTGAGTCCCCGTTGCACGATCTCGTCAATGGTTTCTCGTATTGCCGAGATGTCTGGAGAGTTGTAGGAAATATGCATTTGCAAACCGACCCCGTCTATGGGAATGCCGCGTGTCTGAAAATCATCCAGCATGTTTAGCATACCAGCGCGCTTGGCGCGGGCCCAGGGTTGCGATGTGCCGTAATCGTTGTAAAATAGCAATACATCGGGGTCTGCTTCACGGGCATACTGAAACATGCGGGCGATGTAGTCATTCCCCATACGCTGGCTGAACAAGTTGTCGCGCACCTTTCCTCTACCGTCAATGCCTTCGTTGACCACGTCCCAACTGACGACCCGCCCGCGATACCGCTGTACCACTGTTGTGATGTATTCCTTTATGGCCGCTTCAAAGGCCGCATTGTCTCCCGAGAAGTTTTCCAGCCAGGCAGGCACGGTATTGTGCCATAGCAACGTATGCCCATGGACCTGCATGTTGTTGGCTTCCGCAAAATCTACGAGCGCGTCTGCTCTGCGCCAGTCATAGGTGCCGGGTCCCGTTGAAATCGGCTTCGGCTTCATTTCCCATCCACCGGTTATGCTGCTGAACGTCCTTTTGACGATAGACACCCGGGCATCATCGGTCAAATACTTCGTCTGGAGGGACACCCCTACCGGATAATCGGCCAGATCTTTCAGTTCAACAGATTGACCGAAAACCGCGACAAACGCGAGAAAGTCCTGGATATTAACGGTGTTGTCGCCATTAAAATCCATTCTGCTATCAAAACCTTCCTCCGATGAAGTCTTTCCGAAAGCCGCGGCAAATGCGAGAAAGTC
This region includes:
- a CDS encoding phytanoyl-CoA dioxygenase family protein, with product MATAETPIAMHEPSLYETTRRADYLDTLADIDDRQIARFHEQGYLAIQRAFTPQQIESAGQAMWDLIDGKSQDFKGVMAEAAKRGHFSELTGEARRDSVRKIWKFVDHDTRLNDLAHDPNILSVLSRMMDDTPVLFQDMGLIKPPHIGREKPWHQDCAYFNYPVGTTVVGVWIAIDDATEGNGCLHIIPGSHREGPIPHFRRRDWQICDTDVAVPRNVTVPLAPGGCLFWHGMTHHGSPTNRSAHRRRALQYHYRPESTVEMTAKERLAIYGGDELGVTC
- a CDS encoding glucuronate isomerase, whose translation is MSDFSIAEAVHNAFQNHAIVDIHTHLYPASMGDLYLAGPDELLTYHYLKAECSRMLPEGVAVDTFNNMPAAEQADIIWQQLFVGNSSPISEAQLGVVTVMNRLGLNPRAKDLSEFRAYHKSKTPEEYTDMVFESAGVACVYMTNDPLDDTEGPMWQQGVEIDPRFRAVLRLDSALMNWPAPADKLRAMGYDVEESLSDKTFAELRRYLTDWAQKMNARYMAISLPPDFAYPSEDSISQMMGNVVYPTARELQIPSAMMIGVTRQVNPILKDGGDSLGKWDIANLERIARDWPDVNFLITLLSRENQHELCVTGRKFPNVHPFGCWWFLNNPSIIREITAERLELLGTSFVPQHSDARILDQLLYKWTHSIGVIAPVFIDKYESLRAAGWPLTPADIQRDIATMFGGGKLLD
- a CDS encoding HAD family hydrolase, coding for MERQNPKNMRERTPETTRGEETEEEPLIEEEEEPQPLLEERLTLQKPLGILFDLGDTLLTHLGFDPEAGHAATLKIADNPLGYTVEDIDTNIKKLNRDLIPRREKAQVEFHPHIIQRHVYEALHITFERTPEEVERTFWRAAMSWQPEPGIEYVLEILRDKNIPMGIVSNAAFCGNTLMWEIEQQGIADYFRFLMSSADYWVRKPHPLLLETAAAKLGFKPADIWYVGNSPQYDIAAAHNAGMGAVWYNRLDAPLDGPDPHVEIKSWREFLELVEGFYLKI
- a CDS encoding putative DNA binding domain-containing protein, whose translation is MNYSDQDIARQLRLGEDSQWEFKQIAFSGNRPTSPRRDDLADEIAAFANANGGVLLCGVTDEGEIQGLSREQVVELDAVLVEVSSDAIKPAVRISTYHRELDGKRFLLVEVPQGEAQHDSPGGSYVRVGGSKRRMTSDERLRLAQQRGQARFLWFDKQPVSDTGLGTLDEALWKPLLSAEGRIDPETALEKMGLLGRDEHGTMRATVAGLLFCSHTPEEWLPNACITATHYRGTDRASGQLDTQTITGPLNRQIAEAVAFAVRNMRVGAYKDPARMDLPQYSAEALFEALVNAVVHRDYSIRGSRIRLSMFADRVEIQSPGTLANRLTVDELEYRQATRNEVLASVLGRMPTSGIQGVGGRLFIMERRGDGVPIIRRETRELAGRLPRFDLVGGADLRVTLPAASTEPSPARVLITVRADDQPLANAEVLVLFPNKTWRQATTDTLGEAIVGLHTVDLPMTVFVAAHGFAAHCEQDWIPSEGTLTVELEILPEGGAVIFPEATGSLPGLKGRLNPKRDTLDRTYLYASNIAINQGEQQPVHFLPGEDLRLTDADGVEMIIRIVDIIGRSALVEYQPFKP
- a CDS encoding HigA family addiction module antitoxin, which gives rise to MSVKNGMRPVHPGEILSEELDTLGLSANALAKALDVSPGCVTEIPNGQQSVTADIALRLARYFGTTPQVWLNLQKTYELRQAEIDVGERIAERVKPRQLMV
- a CDS encoding phytanoyl-CoA dioxygenase family protein; its protein translation is MVPDLDVYLFDLRGYLHIEGALTTDEVQALNDCLDDIPALKPGEWFGYVQGHSYGDVTSGINYQQIYEAGEPFEDLIDHPSWFEHVKLFIGAEGSFDHHHGPMFIDECFANFREPGEAIGLHSGGFPPITRNQFRYHGGRFMCGQVNVLMALTDIGPGDGGTMLIPGSHKANFRHPFYDKQRMGEDRSVEGTVGAIEVFMKAGDALVFVDGISHGSAKRVNAGTRRVVVYRYGPSWGNFRHGYQPSPELLERLTPQRRRIVQPQVLIPREPQVKRSEG
- a CDS encoding endo-1,4-beta-xylanase, whose translation is MQKHTKILLCLALGLTPILTSLAHAQTDLARADFDGNRKVDIQDFLAFAAAFGKTSSEEGFDSRMDFNGDNTVNIQDFLAFVAVFGQSVELKDLADYPVGVSLQTKYLTDDARVSIVKRTFSSITGGWEMKPKPISTGPGTYDWRRADALVDFAEANNMQVHGHTLLWHNTVPAWLENFSGDNAAFEAAIKEYITTVVQRYRGRVVSWDVVNEGIDGRGKVRDNLFSQRMGNDYIARMFQYAREADPDVLLFYNDYGTSQPWARAKRAGMLNMLDDFQTRGIPIDGVGLQMHISYNSPDISAIRETIDEIVQRGLKLHISELDIRINPDGDLSEPTQERLELQKKRVIEIVTAFHQVPEAQRFGITVWGIADPDTWLIQAGRSQGRPEWPLLFDDHLQPKPAYDGFVEALQNKGF
- a CDS encoding redoxin domain-containing protein, with the protein product MNWRYNITAITIALLLSSGSGLCTPYKIYIFMGETCPVSRHYTLTLKKLHAEYASEQLEFIGVFPNRLSTPATIAAFKEKYALPFTCIGDATHTWVNRLGATITPEVVVADTSHTAIYRGRIDNTFASLGKRRRIVTEHDLTEVLKALKNEKPPTFRQTRAIGCIITSWQNTKE